The Streptomyces collinus DNA segment GCGTCGCCGGCCGGTTCCCCGGTGGTCAGCTCTACGTCAACCTGCGCGGTTTCGACCCGACCGGCTCCGCGCTGACGCCGGACGAAGCGGTGCGCGGCTTCCTCGACGCGCTCGGCGTACCGCCGATGCGCATACCCGCCGGCCTCGACGCCCAGGTCGCGCTGTACCGCAGCCTGCTGGCCCGCCGCAGGGTGCTGATCCTGCTCGACAACGCCCGCGACACCGAACAGGTGCGCCCGCTGCTGCCCGGGTCCCCGGGCTGCCTGGTCATCGTCACCAGCCGCAACCGGCTCACGGGCCTGGTCGCCGGTGAGGGGGCGCACCCCCTGACGCTGGACCAGCTCTCCCCGGCCGAGGCGCACGACCTGCTGGCCCGGCGCCTCGGCAGCGGCCGGCTGGCCGCAGAACCACGGGCCGCGGACGAGATCATCGCGCGGTGCGCCCGCCTGCCGCTCGCCCTCGCCATCGTCGCCGCGCACGCCTGCGCCCACCCGGGGTTCCCGCTGAGCGCCATCGCCGACGAGGTGAACGAAAGCCACGGCAGCCTGGACGCCTTCACCGGCGGCGACGACATCACCACCGACGTGCGGGCCGTCTTCTCCTGGTCCTACAAGGCGCTGTCCGCTCCGGCCGCGCGTCTGTTCCGGCTCCTGGGGCTGCACGCGGGGCCGGACATCTCCGCGCCGGCGGCGGCCGCCCTCGCCGGGCTCGCTCCGCGTGAGGCGCGAGGGCTCCTCGCCGAACTGACCCGTGCCCACCTGCTCACCGAGCACTTCCCGGGGCGCTATACCCTGCACGACCTGCTCCGTGTGTACGCCGCCGAACGCGTGCGGGTGGAGGAGACCCCGCAGGAGCGGGATCTGGCGCTCCAGCGGTTGCTGACCTGGTATCTGCACACCGCCGACGCGGCCTACCCGCACATCACCCCCACCCGCCGTCGCATCCCGCTGGAGCCGAGGCCGGAGGACTGCCGGCCGCTGGAGTTCACCACGCACGAACGGGCGCTGGACTGGTGCGAGACCGAACGGCCCAACCTGATCGTCGCCGTGCACCAGGCCGCCCAGGCCGGGCACACCGGCACCGCGTGGCGACTGCCCGCCGTCCTGTGGGGGTTCTTCTACCTCCGCAGCCACGTGCACGACTGGCTGGACACCACACGGACGGGACTGGCCGCGGCCCGCGGCGCCGGGGACCGGGAAGGGCAGGCACAGGGCCTGTCCGACACGGCCGCCGCGCTGCGCAACGCCGGCCGGTTCGACGAGGCCGTCGAGCACCTGCACCAGGCGCTGGCGCTGAGCCGGGAGCTGGGGGACAGGGTGGCCCGGGCATCGGTGATCGCCAATCTGGGCGACGCCTACCTGCACGCCGGCCGGCTCCGCGAAGCCGTCGAGTACGCCCGCCGCGGGCTGGCCCTCGACCGCATCGCGGGCAACGTCTGGGGTGAGGGCATCGCCCTGAGCAACCTGGGCGACGCCTACCAGCGGTTGGGACGCTACGACGAGGCCCTCGACTGCCTGGGGCGGGCGCTGGTCGTCCTGCGGGATGGCGGCAACCGCTGGGTCGAGGGCGTCACCCTCGACATCCTCGGCACGATCCACCACCGGCTCGGCCGGCACGGCGAGTCCGTCGGCCACTACCGCCGGGCGCTCGCGACCCACCGGGACATCGGCAACCGCTGGGGCGAGGGCCACACGCTGGGCCATCTCGGGGACGTCCACCTCGACGGCGGAGAGCCCGAGGCGGCCCGGGCGAGCTGGCGGCACGCCCTCGCGATCTTCGCGGAGTTCGGCCATCCGGACGCCGAGCAGGTCCGTGAGCGGCTCGACCGTCTGCCGGACGGCCCGGCCGACGCGCGCGCCCGGGAGGCCGAGCCGAGACGGACCGCCTGACATGACTCTCCTTCGCTCGTGAGGCCCGCCGGCGAACCGCCGGCGGGCACCCGCACAACGCGGGCGAGGAGGGGGACGGTTCAACGGACGCGCCGTCCTTTTCGGGAGGCGGTGCCTCAGCGCACCTCGCGGTAGATCCGCCCGCTCGCGCTGGGCACCGCCCCGTCGTACAGACCCGTCGGGCTGGTCTCCTTCGACAGCGCGAACCACGCGTACCGCTCGACGAAGTCCAGCTTGTTCAGCATCTCGGTGGAGGACCGGACGAAGTCGTTCTGCTCCTGCTCGCTCGGGTAGCGCGGGGCACCCCGGGAGAAGTCGGTCAGGGCGTACTCGGTGAGCCAGACCGGCTTCTTGTAGCGGTCGTGGACGGCCTGCAGATAGCCGCGCAACTGATCGGCGGCGCCGGGTCCGAAGTCGGCGCCGTACCAGTGCACGGGGATGAAGTCGACCCGGGCGCCCCGCTGTTCGGCCCCGGTCATGAACCGGTCCAGCCAACCGCCCGGCACGTCGGCGCCGGAGGCGACCGCGGGTGCGCCCAGCCGCAGGCCGGTGGACTCCAGCCGCGGCCACAGGTCCAGGGCCTGCTCGGGCGACATGTCGGCCTGGCCCGGGTGGTCCGGCTCGTTGAACCCGAGCAGCGCCTTCCCCTCGCGGGCGGCCTGCCCCAGTTCGGCGTCGGTGACCGAGTCCGGACCCCAGATCATCGGGACGAACTCGGTGCCGGGGCTGCCGGTGACGCCGCCGGCGGCGGAGGCCCAGTTGTAGTACCAGGACGAACCGGAGTCGGCCAGGGCCTCGGAGGCGCCCGCCACGGGGTTCAGGGCGACGCCCTTGCGGGAGGCCGCGGGGATGCCGTCGCTGCCGGGCTGCCCGGTGGCGGTGGCGGCGGGGGCCGGCGCGGCGCCGTCGTCGGTGCCGTGGAAGGTGACGGTCAGGCCGGTGCACTCGCGGCACTGGTACACGACCTGGTTGCCCCGCTCGGTGTCGTGCTTGGACCAGCTGTAGGCGGTCGGGCACTGCGCGGCCAGCGCGTCACTGTAGGGCGTCTTCGCGTCCCGGTTCGGGTTCACGCACACCAGCGGCCGGCCGGTGGCCTGGTCCCGGACCAGGTCGTCCGCAGGGCAGGCGGCGAGCAGATCCGTGGCGCACCCCGCCGGCGCACACTCGCCCGACCGGGGCGGCGTCACGCCGTCCGGTGTGATGGTGATGGGCGACGCGACGGCGTTGACGTAACTGACGTTGTACCAGGGCGCCGCGCCGTCCTTCGGGTCGAAGTTGAACTCGGCCAGCCCGGTGGGCTGTTCACCGGTCGAGCACCGGTCGGCGTAGGGGCCGCAGTCGCCGACGGCGCAGTGGAACGTGGTCCCCTCCTCGCCGGTGCAGCCTTCGCGGGCGAAGAACTTGCCGCGCCAGTGCCCGGCGCCGGACTGCTCGGGAACGGTGACGGTGGCCGACCGGCCCGGGTCCAGCGTGGGCAGCCCGGTGAGCGGGGCCGACCCGTCGGCGTTGACCGTGCTGCCGATCCAGATGCGGTGGTCCGTCGTGTTGCGGAAGGTGACCGTGTGCTCGGGGGAGCCGACACCGGCGGCCGGTGTGCCCGCGATGCTCACGCCGTCCGGGCGCTCGTTCTGGATCAACAGCGCGGTGCCGGTGACACCGGCCACGACCAGGAGCAGCGCGAGCAGGAACGAGATGCGGCTGCGGATGCGCGGTTCACGCATGGACCGCGCCTCCCGCGGGGGCGACGTACGTCATGTCCGTCCTCTCTTCTGGGCGGTGGTGGGGGTGGTGGGGCTGTGGACCGGCGCCGGGCGGTGCGGACGCGTCGGCGTGTCCGGGGTGCCCGGGGCCGTGGAGGTGAGAAGGGCCGGAGGGTGTCGAGGGAGCCGCGTACGGCCGCGTGTCCCTCGCTGCCGAGCAGGGGCGGCGGGGGCGCGCTCCTGACGGCGTCCGTCGGCGGCCCGGCGGGGTCCGGACCCGGCCCGGCCCCCTGAACGGCTCCCTTGGCGGCCCCCTGAGCGGCTCGCTCGGCCGCGAGGAAGGCCTGGCCGTCGAAGGCGTCGGTGGAGCGGGGAACGGCGGTGGGGCCGTTGCCCCGTTGCTCCCGACGGGCTTCGGCGGCGGCTCGGAAGCCCTCGCCGGCGAGATCCTCGCTGGAGGCGCTGGAGGCGCTGGAGGCGGAGGAGGCGGGGGAGGCGGTGGCGCCGGCGCCGGGCCGTTCCCCCCGCGCCCGCTGGGCCGCCCCTAAGGCCTGCCCGTCGGTCATCTCGTCCTGCCGTGGGCCCTCGAAGCCGCTCCGGTCCCGCCCCGGGGCCGTGTCCGGCCGCTCCCGGTCGGCCGCACGCTCCCAGCGAGCGCGCAGCGCCGCGAACTGCCGTGCGTCGGCTGCCATGATCCGGTCGCGGGCGGCGTCCAGCGCCTCGGCGGCGGTGCGCGTTCCGGCCGAGGTCTCCGTCTGCGTACCGCTGTCGGTGGTGGCGTTCGCGCGCGTGAGCGACGCGGTCCGGGACGGGCCGCCCCGCGTCGACGCGCGCTCCCGTGGGTCCGCGCCCGCAGACGACTCCCGCAGCGCCTCCCGCGTGTAGGCGTTGGCCGCGTACCGGGCGACCGTCGGCATGCTCTCCGGGGACCGCTCGTACGCCTTCCTGAACCGGTCGTCGGTCCGCAAGAGGTGGAGCACCGCGTCCTCGAACGCCTCGTGCCGGAGCGTCGGCAGCCGGCCGATCCGCCGCTCCAGGCGCACCACGTCCGGGTGCGCCGACGGCCCGGAACCCTCCGGGGACGGCCCGTCCACACGGGTCCCGGCGGGGGCGGTCGTCTGTGCCGGGAGCGGCTGCCCGGCCCCGGACCCGGGCCCGGCCCCGGACCCGGGCCCGGCCCCGGACCCGGGCCCGGCCCCGGACCCGGGCCCGGCCCCGGACCCGGGCCCGGCCCCGGACCCGGGCCCGGACCCGGGCACGCCCGCGTCCGGGGCGCCGGCACCGGCCCGGATGCGGGCGGAGAGCCGGTCGACGAGCCTGCGCAGGAGCTCCGCCGGACGGCTCCGGGCGCCCGGCGTGTCCGCCGCGTCGCGTCCGGCGCCGCGGCGTCCTTCCCGCAGGCGGTACTCGGTCGCGATCAGCTCACGCGCCAGTGCGGCCTCGGGACGCTCCCCGGCCGGCCGGTTCCGGTTCGGGGATGCCGCGTCGTCATCCGCCACGGTGGCCCTCTCTCAGGTCGGAAGGTGCGGACAAGGGGGGACAACGGGCGTGCCGGGCCGGCGGTTCAGCCCCGGCACGCCCCCACCGGACGGTGGCGCGGTGTGCGGTGTCCCTAGCGGCCGTTGCCGGCAGGCTTCTTGCCCTGGGCCTTCGCGGACAGCTGCGGCTGTGCCGGCTGCTGACTGCTCACGCGTCCGCTGGAGGTGCCGGCCGGGCTGAAGTTCCCGGCCGGGGTGTTGTTGGCCGGGGCGTTGCCGGCCGGCGCCGACAGTGACGAAGTGGAGGACGGCGGCGCCGGGGCCGGGGTGAACCCGGGCGGATACTGCCCCGGCTGGTTGCCGAGCACCGGGTTGCGGTGCATCCCGTACATCTCGTAGCCGGGGTCCTCCGCCGCCCGTCCCGGGTCGGTGTGGGCGTGGTGCATGACGTCGGTCATCGTGGCCCCTCCGGCCACCCACGAACCCGCTCCGCCGACCATCTTGGTCGTCGAGGACTCCTGGTCGGCCACGGCGGCGTAGGTGTTCAGCGCCGTGGAAGCGAGCCTGCCGAGGCTCGCGCCGACCTGGACCGGGTCCACGTGGCCGCCCGCCCGCGCCTGCTTGGCCTGGCCGTAGAGCTCGTAGCCCGCCACTCCGGCCTGCGTGGCTATGCCGACGCCGTTCACGATCGTGGCGGCCCGGCCGGACGTGAACGACGAGGCGCCCTGGATGATCGTCGGTGTGACGTCGACCAGTGCCTTGACGATGCGGGACTTGTTCTCCGCGACCCACGCGGCGGCGCTCTTGCTCCACCGCGCGACCTGCCGGCCCTTCGGCTGGGCCGTGTTGACCGCGTAGAACTGCCGGGCGGACTGGTCGTACACGCCGGTGCCGGCGTCGGCGAACAGCGGGGGCGCGTCGTCCGGGACCGCCGCGCTGGAGACCCGGGCCCGCGCCCGCCTTCCATCGTCGGAAATCCTGACCGACGAGTAAGAACTGGCGTTTGAATTGGCGCTGTCGTCCGAGTGTTCGGATCCTGCCATGTCACCCTTCCTTCCGGGAGGTGAGCGCTCCCTGGGGGGAGCCTGTGACGGTGCCGGGTCCGGCACCGCCGACCGGATGGCTGTACCGATCGGGAACCACAACGGGGCGGCGGGGCGGACGGTTCATCACCTTCCGCCCGTACCTGCCGATCGCCCGGGCGCCCGCCCGGCGGCCAGGGTCACGACCACGGGGACGGCGGCGGGGGAGGAGGCGGCGGTCCGAAGGGGTCCGTCGTCTCCACGGTGGGTTTCTCCTTCGGGCGGTGCATGCCGGGCTTGCAGCCCGCGAACGGGCCCTGCGGGTCCCGCAGGGTGCCCATGACCGACGACAGGTGGTCGCGGTGCCAGACGGCCGGGCCGGTCATGTCGGAGCCGGGCCCGGTGAGATCACCCCAGGCGAGCCACAGGCCGTGCAACTGGGCGACCGCCTCGGGGTGTTCCCACCAGACGGGGCACCAGGGCGACTGCGAGGTGACCTCCCTGCCGTACACCGGCAGCAGCACGTGGTGCGTCCACAGGGTCAGTTGGCGCAGCGTCTGCGCGTAGGCGGGTCCGTCCAGGTAGAGGATGAAACGCGGCGGGGCGGGCGGCTCCCCGCCGGACGCCGGGGCGGACGCGTCGGCCGGGGTCCCGGAGCCGGCGGGGGACGTCTGGGTGGTGGACATGGCAATCTCCTGCTGGTGCGTGGCGGCTGGAGGACCGGTGCTCCGGGGCGTCGCGTGCCCGCCGGAGCCGTGTACGGGAGGTCAGGCGTCGGGCCGCACCACCCCGAGGATCTGCATCGACCCGGCCGGTGCCACCGTCACCCGACGCCCCGGGCGAGGGGCGTGGATCATCCGGCCGTCGCCGATGTAGAGCGAGACATGACTGGCGTCGGCGTTGTAGATGATCAGGTCACCGGGGCGCATCTTCCCCACCGGGACGCGGTGCAGCAGCCGCCACTGCTCCTGCGAGGTGCGCGGGACGACCACGCCCGCCGCCAGCCACGCCTTCGAGGTGAGACCGGAGCAGTCGTAGGAGTCGGGGCCCTCGGCGCCCCAGACGTACGGCTTGCCGAGCTCCCCGGTAGCGAAGGCCACGGCCTCGCGGCCCGCGCTGCTGCCCTCGGTGCCCCCGCCGTCGAGGACGCCCGACCGCACCCACTCCGCCTGGGCCTCGTCGGCCGTCCTGCGTTCGAGCGCGGCCAGTTCACGGCGCTGCTTCTGCTCCAGCCGCGACTCCACCGTCCGGGCCTCGTCGATGCGCGAGCGGATCGTCCTGCGGTGCGAGTCCAGGGAACCGCGGTTCCGGCGCAGCCGCTTCAGCTCCTCGGCCGCCGCGTCGCCGCGGGTGCGCAGTTCCTCCTTCGTCGTGGTCAGGGCGCTGATCACCCGCTGGGTACCCAGCTGCGCCCGACGGACCAGGGAGGCGTTGTCCAGCGCGCGTTCCGGATCACCGGCCAGGGCGAACTGCACCTCGGCGGGGACACCGCCCCCGCGGTACTGGGAGCGGGCCGCCGCCCCGGCCAGGCCGGTCAGACGGCTCAGTTTCCGCTCGGCCGCGGCCACTTGGGCCCGGAGCGTGCCGAGGCGCTCCTCCTGCCGGGTGACTTTGCCGTCCAGCGCGTTGTACTTCTCCGTGGCGACCTCGGCCCGGTGGTAGAGGCGGTCGAGTTCGGCGCGCACCTCGGCGAGGGTCTGCGGTTCGGCGACGGCGGGCTGGTGGAGCGTCGCCGTCAGGGCCAGGGCCAGCGTGACGACGGCCGCCGTCCGGCGGCCGTGCGCGCCCGGGATCTGTCTCATGCGGTTCGTGGCTCCTTCTTGGCTCCTTCGAGGTCATCGGGCCACCCGCACAACGGCCGCGTGGCCCGCGGAGGTTCAAGGGCGGTGTGAACCGGCTTGGCCCCGCGGCCCGTTGTGCCCTCAGGGCACCGGGTGAAGGGATTGATGTGAACGCACAGGTGGTGCTGCTCGCGCTGGGTACGGGGCTCGGCCTCGGCAGTCTGCCGGCCGTGATCCGGGCGCCGGCGACCGCCGCCGCCCGGTGGGCGCGCGGCCGGCGGGTGACGGGGCGGGGGACGGCCCGCGCGGCGACCGACCCGCGGCGCGGCGGGCTGGTGCTGTTCTCCGACCACCTGGGAAGGGACGTCGTCCTCGATCCGGGCCCGCTCGGGCCGATCTGCGGCATGCCCCCGGTCGGCGGCAGCGTGCCGGTCGTGTACGCGCGCGATCGGCCCACCGGGGCCAGACTGTGGACGTCCCGGCACCTGCTGGCCCCGTCGTTCGGCTGGTTCCTGTCCGCCACACTGGCGTTCGGCACCGAGGTCGTGACGGCCGGGTGAGCCGGGCCGGTGCTCCGCGGGTCGGCGAACTCGACGTGCTGCGCGGGTTCGCCCTCTTCGGCATCCTCGTGGTCAACGCCCTGCTCGTGGCGGGCCCGTCCACGGTCTTCGGCGGCGGACCGGGGGCGCCCGCCCCGGACCGGGTCGCCGGGTGGCTGGTGACCGCGCTGGTCACCGCCAAGTTCTACGTCCTGTTCTCCTTCCTCTTCGGCTACAGCTTCGTCTTCCAGGCCCGAGCCGCGCGCCGGGCCGGTGCCGCCTTCGCCCCTCGCCATCTGCGGCGCACGGCAGGCCTGTTCGTTCTGGGCGCGCTCCACGCGGTCCTTCTGTACCCCGGGGACGTCCTGACGACGTACGCCGTCCTCGCCCTGGTGCTGTACGGGCTGAGAGGGCTCACCGTCCGCGCCGCGCTGAGGCTCGCGGCCACCCTGCTGCTGCTCCTGTCGGCGCTGCTGCTCGGGTACGGGCTGCTGACCGTCGCCCTCACCGAGCCGGTCACCGCCACCGCGTACGCACCCCGGGCCGCCGAGCGCGCCGCCGCCTACCGGGGCGACGCCGCCTCGGTGCTCGGCACCCACGTGCGGGACCTGCCGGCCGCGCTCGGCACCGGCCTGCTGTACGCGCCCGCCATGCTGGCCGCGTTCCTCGGCGGGCTGGCGGCGGCGAAGAGCCGGCTGGCCGAGCGGCGCGGCCGGGACCGTGTGTGGCTGCGCCGGACCGCCCTGCGCACGCTGCCCCTGGGCCTCGGCGGTGGTGCGGTCGCCGCGTGCTGCGCGAGCGGGCCGCTGGACGGTCGCTGGTTCCTGGTCGGGCAGGCCGTGAGCGTCCTGACCGCCCCGGCGCTCGCCACGTCGTATGCCTGCGGTCTGCTCCTGCTGCTGCGGCGGGCCGGGGACCGCGTCCCGGCGGCGGCCGGTGTGCTCGCCGCCGCCGGGCGCGTGGCGCTCAGCCACTACCTCACCCAGTCACTCGTCCTCGCCTGGGTGTTCTCCGGATACGGGCCGGGGCTCCACGACCGCGTCGGCACGGTCGCGGTCCTGGCCGGGTGCGTCCTGCTCTACGCCGTGCAGCTGGCGCTCGGCGCGTGGCTCGCGGCGCGGACGCGGTACGGGCCGGCCGAGCACCTGCTGCGCGCCGTCACCCGGGGACGGCGCCGCCCCCGGGCCGTTCCGCGCGGGGTCACGACACCTGCTTGGACAGCGGCACCCCCTGCGGCCCCGGCGGACCCGGAACAGCGCGCGGACCGGACGGGAGACGGCGTGCGGCCCGCTCCGTGATGGCCGCCGTCTCCGCCTTCGCCGCCGCCGAGATCGCCGCCGCGCCGGGCTCCTTGTACCAGGGGCGCAGCCGGATGAGCGCGGGCTTGACGCCGGTGGCGAGCAGCAGGGCCGTGCCCTTGGGCAGGGCACGGATGCGGTCCGGCGGCAGGACGGCCTCCTGGCGGTAGGAGTACGACCGGGACGTGCCCTCCTTGCCGCGCGAGACGGTGGGGGTGCGGACGTCGTGCTGGCCGACGAGCGTGGAGATCTTCTGCACGAAGTCGGCGTCGTCCAGACCCGCGCCGAGGAGCTTGACCGTCGCCGCGCTCCACAGCGCGTCCATGCCGACCTCGCCCCACACCCGGGCGCCCTGCCGGTAACTCTGCAGCAGCGTGACGACGTTGATGCCCCGGGAGCCGAAGTGCGAGTACAGGTCGGGCAGATCGGAGATGCGGCAGACGTTGGCGGCCTCGTCGAGGACCGCGGTCAGCGGCGGATCCAGCCGGCCGCCCATGCGCTCGGCGGCGACCACACCGGCCCGCATCGTCGCGTCGGCGAGCCCGGCGATGACGCCGGCCGCGGAACCGCCGCCGTCCTTGGACAGCAGGTAGAGCGTGTCCCGGCCGAGGACGTGCCGGTCGGGGCGGAACTCCGGGAGCCGGGGGTCGGGTGTGACCCAGGCGAGGATCTCCGGGTCGAGCAGGCAGGACACGGTCTGGCGGGCGGTCTCGTAGATGCCGTCCCGGGTCTCGACCGCACCGCGGACGGTGCCCTGCAACTGCTCGGCCATCGCCGCGAGTCCGGCGTCGCGCAGCAGGTCGACCGGGGTGCGGTCGGCGGGGTCGGCGAGCCAGCCGAGCAGTTCGGGCAGGCGGGTGCCGCTGCGGGCCGCCGCCAGGAAGAGAGCCGTGAGGGTGTTCTGGGCGGCCGAGATCCAGAAGTCCTTCTTCGCCGTGTCGTCGTTGACGGACGCCACGAAGTGACCGGCCATGCGGCGGGAGCCCTCGATGGTGTGGCACTCGCCCAGCAGGTCCCACCACAGGGCGCGCGGGGTGTGCGCGATGCCCTGCGGGTCGAACGTCCAGACCGTGCCCGCCTTCTCGCGTTCGGCGCGGGTGACGGCGTACACGTCCGACTTGTTGGACGTGAGCAGGACCGCGCCCTGGGCGCGCAGCACCCGGGGGACCGCGATGCCGGTGGACTTGCCGGCCCGCGGCGCCATCAGGTCGAGCTCCACGTCCTCGTGACTGCTGCGCAACTCGGGCCCGTTGGGCACGAGGTCGCCCAGGAGGTTGCCGGTCTCGTCCGGGTGGAGCCGGTCACGGCCGCCCAGGGTGGGGCGCAGTTCGCGGGCGCGGCCCTCGATGCCCTTGGGGCACATCGCGGCGAGTTCGCGCCGCCCTGCCAGGCCCTTGGTGCGGCCGGCCCGGCCCAGCAGGACACGCAGCAGCAGAGCTACGGGCAGGGCGACGAGCGCGAGCAGGCCGAGCATGCCCCCGTAGAGCGCCGCGGCCGGTGTCCCTGGCCACAGGCCGCCGGGCCCGTCGGTGGCCAGTCGCGTCACGGTGGACAGGGCGAACGCGGGGCTGTGCCAGCCGTTGCCGGTCAGCCCGGACCCGAGGGTCCCGCCGGACCAGACGACGGTGAACATGACCAGACCGGTCCCGGCGAGCGCCACGATCGCCCATGGCAGCTGCTCGTGCGCGCTGCCGGTGCCCGGAGCCCTCACGAGGTCCACCTCCCCGCGTCGCCGCCGGCCGCCGGGCCCTCGGGCCCGGTGGGCAGCGCGTACGCCCCCTCCCGGGCGGCCCGGGCCACCTGCGCGGCGGTGTGGGCGAGTTCCTGCTCGACGGCCCGCTCGACGGTCTTCTCGTTCGGCGTCCACCGGGTGTTGGTGTCGTGCAGCCGGCGTTCGGCGTCGGTGATGGCGACCTTGATCGGGATGCCGGGGCGCCCGCCGACCTTGATGAGGAAGCGGCCCCGGCCGGGCGGCTCCTCGTGCTCGCCCGAGACCCCCCAGCCGGGTGGGGAGGACCACGACGACACGAGCTCGATCTCGCGCCGGGACAGCCCCACCACCTTGCCGAGATCCTCCATCTCCGCCTTCGGCAGCCCCGCGCACACCACCATCCCCGCCCGCTCCACGAACCCCCGGGCCTTGGCCCGGTCGGCGTCGGTGCCGAGGGCCTCGGCGTCCTTGAGCGTGTGGGTGATCTTGGCGTCGCCCAGGCCGAGGGAGCGGTTCAGACGTGTCAGTGCGTCGATGCGGTCGACGATGCCGGAGGCCGCGCGCAGCGGGCGCCACAACTCGTCGAGCACCGTGAAGAACCAGCGCCGCGGTTCGAGGCCGGCGTCCGCGAGAGCGTGCGAGGCGGCCACCGTGCCGAGCCCGTCGGACCAGGCGGCGAGCATCGCGGCGGCGGTCAGCTGGGTGTCGGCCTCGCCGATGCCGGAGATGTCGATGCACACCGCCGGGGCGGCCGGGTCGATGCGCGTGGAGGTCTCGGAGGCGAACGTGTCGCCCAGCGGACCGTCGAGGATGCCCAGCAGGGAGCGGTGCAGCGGGTCGACGGCGTCCCGGTAGCGGGCGTCGTCCCCCCGGTCGAGGGTGACGGCGCGCACCCGGTCGGGGCCCTCGGCGAGCACCCTGAGCACGTCCGGCAGCAGCACCGTACGGCCCTGCGGGCTGCGTTCGCGCAGGTGGTGCAGGACGGCGGAGAGCACGGACTGCTCGTGGTCGTCCATCGGCCGGCCGCGCACGATGGTGATCAGCGCGGCCACCATGTTCAGCACCCGGCCGTGCGTCTCGGCCTTCAGCACCTCGCCCGCCTCGCCGCCGATCCGGGCCGCCGCCGCGCCCATGGCGCCGGGGTCGAGGACGTTGATGCCGCCCCGGCCGCGGCCGATGGAGATCACCTGGCCACCCAGGGCGCGGACGGTGTCGGCGTAGTCGGGCTTGAGGTCACCGAGGACCAGCGGGACGACCCCGGTCGCGGACAGACCGATCAGCATGCGGTTGACGAGCGTGGACTTGCCCAGGCCCGGCATGCCGAGCATGAACAGTGAAGGGTTGGAGATGTAGCGGGCCCGGGTGAACCAGTTCAACGGGTCGCCGCAGACCGTGGCCCCGGTGAACAGGTGCTGTCCCAGCGGTACGCCCGTCATGGGCGAGCCGGAACCGGCGGCGAACGGCCACATGCCGCACGCCTGCACGGTAGTGGCCCGCCACATGGTCGGCGGGTCCAGATAGCCGACCCGCCCACCCCCGGGCCCGTACCAGCCGCGCGGCGGCACGAAAAGCCCGCGCGGACGGGACCCGCTCTCATTCCGGCCTTTCCGGCCCCTGCGGCTCCGCCCGCCGCCGTCCTCGCCCGGCCCCTCGCCCCGCCCGGGCTCGACCGGCCGGGCGGCACCCGCTCCGGCGCGCAACGCGCCCAGTTCCTCGCGCGCCTGCAACTCGGCCA contains these protein-coding regions:
- a CDS encoding type IV secretory system conjugative DNA transfer family protein, whose translation is MFTVVWSGGTLGSGLTGNGWHSPAFALSTVTRLATDGPGGLWPGTPAAALYGGMLGLLALVALPVALLLRVLLGRAGRTKGLAGRRELAAMCPKGIEGRARELRPTLGGRDRLHPDETGNLLGDLVPNGPELRSSHEDVELDLMAPRAGKSTGIAVPRVLRAQGAVLLTSNKSDVYAVTRAEREKAGTVWTFDPQGIAHTPRALWWDLLGECHTIEGSRRMAGHFVASVNDDTAKKDFWISAAQNTLTALFLAAARSGTRLPELLGWLADPADRTPVDLLRDAGLAAMAEQLQGTVRGAVETRDGIYETARQTVSCLLDPEILAWVTPDPRLPEFRPDRHVLGRDTLYLLSKDGGGSAAGVIAGLADATMRAGVVAAERMGGRLDPPLTAVLDEAANVCRISDLPDLYSHFGSRGINVVTLLQSYRQGARVWGEVGMDALWSAATVKLLGAGLDDADFVQKISTLVGQHDVRTPTVSRGKEGTSRSYSYRQEAVLPPDRIRALPKGTALLLATGVKPALIRLRPWYKEPGAAAISAAAKAETAAITERAARRLPSGPRAVPGPPGPQGVPLSKQVS
- a CDS encoding ATP/GTP-binding protein, whose amino-acid sequence is MPPRGWYGPGGGRVGYLDPPTMWRATTVQACGMWPFAAGSGSPMTGVPLGQHLFTGATVCGDPLNWFTRARYISNPSLFMLGMPGLGKSTLVNRMLIGLSATGVVPLVLGDLKPDYADTVRALGGQVISIGRGRGGINVLDPGAMGAAAARIGGEAGEVLKAETHGRVLNMVAALITIVRGRPMDDHEQSVLSAVLHHLRERSPQGRTVLLPDVLRVLAEGPDRVRAVTLDRGDDARYRDAVDPLHRSLLGILDGPLGDTFASETSTRIDPAAPAVCIDISGIGEADTQLTAAAMLAAWSDGLGTVAASHALADAGLEPRRWFFTVLDELWRPLRAASGIVDRIDALTRLNRSLGLGDAKITHTLKDAEALGTDADRAKARGFVERAGMVVCAGLPKAEMEDLGKVVGLSRREIELVSSWSSPPGWGVSGEHEEPPGRGRFLIKVGGRPGIPIKVAITDAERRLHDTNTRWTPNEKTVERAVEQELAHTAAQVARAAREGAYALPTGPEGPAAGGDAGRWTS